The following are encoded together in the Mastacembelus armatus chromosome 6, fMasArm1.2, whole genome shotgun sequence genome:
- the LOC113133032 gene encoding methionine aminopeptidase 2-like isoform X2 translates to MAELEPQPEVNPQLLNGDEFTEEREDADVSESVKKKRRKKKRNKTTVLAGTNEAEGDGEAGGVGDVAKQLELQTLEDKEDGEEDGDEGENSAGKKKKKKKKKKGLKGQTDPPSVPVCELYPSGDFPKGEECEYPPSKDGRTAAWRTTSEEKRALDRANEEMWSDFRQAAEAHRQVRSYVRSWIKPEMTMIDICEKLEDCSRRLIKENGLKAGLAFPTGCSINHCAAHYTPNAGDPTVLRYDDVCKIDFGTHINGRIIDCAFTVTFNPKFDRLLEAVRDATNTGIRFAGIDVRLCDVGETIQEVMESYEVEIDGKTYQVKPIRNLNGHSIGQYRIHSGKTVPIVKGGEATRMEEGEVYAIETFGSTGRGAVHDDMECSHYMKNFNVGHVPIRLPRAKHLLNVINENFGTLAFCRRWLDRLGESKYLMALKNLCDLGIIDPYPPLCDIKGSYTAQYEHTILLRPTCKEVVSRGDDY, encoded by the exons CAGGGACAAATGAGGCTGAGGGGGATGGAGAAGCCGGAGGTGTTGGGGATGTGGCAAAACAGTTAGAGCTGCAAACACTGGAAGACAAAGAGGATGGAGAAGAAG ATGGGGATGAGGGAGAGAACTCAgctggaaaaaagaagaaaaagaagaaaaagaagaaaggat TGAAGGGACAGACTGACCCTCCCTCAGTCCCTGTTTGTGAGCTGTATCCCAGCGGAGACTTTCCAAAGGGAGAGGAGTGTGAATATCCCCCATCGAAAGACGG GCGCACTGCAGCGTGGCGGACCACTAGTGAGGAAAAGCGAGCACTGGACAGGGCTAACGAGGAGATGTGGAGTGATTTCAGACAGGCAGCTGAGGCTCACCGACAGGTCCGCTCTTATGTCAGGAGTTGGATCAAACCAGAGATGACCATGATTGACATCTG TGAGAAGCTAGAGGACTGCTCCAGGCGGCTCATCAAAGAAAACGGCTTAAAGGCAGGCCTGGCCTTCCCAACAGGCTGCTCCATCAACCACTGTGCCGCACACTACACCCCAAATGCAGGAGACCCCACGGTACTGCGCTACGACGACGTTTGCAAAATTGACTTTGGAACGCATATTAATG GTCGAATAATAGACTGTGCCTTCACCGTCACATTCAATCCAAAGTTTGACAGACTGCTGGAGGCTGTGAGAGATGCAACGAACACCGGCATCAGG TTTGCCGGAATAGATGTGCGTCTGTGTGACGTTGGCGAGACCATTCAGGAGGTCATGGAGTCTTATGAAGTGGAGATAGACGGGAAAACATATCAAG TGAAGCCAATCAGAAATCTTAATGGCCACTCCATTGGACAATACAGGATACACTCAGGGAAGACAGTCCCTATTGTTAAAGGTGGAGAGGCCACAAGGATGGAG gAAGGTGAAGTGTATGCCATTGAGACATTTGGCAGCACAGGAAGAGGTGCAGTCCACGATGACATGGAGTGCTCACATTACATGAAAAACTTCAATGTCGGACACGTGCCAATAAG gctaCCAAGGGCTAAACATTTGCTGAATGTGATCAATGAGAACTTTGGCACCTTGGCATTCTGCCGCCGCTGGCTGGACCGTCTGGGCGAGAGCAAATACCTTATGGCGTTGAAGAATCTGTGTGACCTTGGCATCATAGACCCATACCCACCTCTCTGCGACATCAAAGGCAGCTACACCGCCCAGTATGAGCACACCATCCTACTCAGGCCCACCTGCAAGGAGGTAGTGAGCAGGGGAGATGACTACTAA